One region of Drosophila subobscura isolate 14011-0131.10 chromosome J, UCBerk_Dsub_1.0, whole genome shotgun sequence genomic DNA includes:
- the LOC117893757 gene encoding cytosol aminopeptidase-like isoform X2 gives MAAIACADAHKGGKGLVLGLYEKEAGKGPRLTPAGEKFDDRLHGKLSELICETKISGRLGRGKVFNNIDEEFRSVCVVGVGLEGIGFNELEMIDEGMENVRVAAGIGARSLQAIECIEIHVDNMDYPEQAAEGASLATWRFEENLSKKYRSTQPKMELFGSPDTDSWMRGLFKAEAQNISRRIAESPANCMTPTIFAQVAVDTLCPCGITVEVRTMEWIEQQRLHSFLTIAKGSCEPPIVLELAYCGTSPEDKPVLLVGQGITFNSGGINLRPCKGMDEFRGDLNGAASILATMRAAAALSLPINITAILPLCENLPSGMSVKPGDVVTLLNAKTMSVRNIDRTGVVVLADPLIYGQQTYKPRLVVDIGSMCKGVKKAVGGGATGIWSNSHYVWKQFQKAGSLTGDRLWRFPLWDFYKRRVANHRSFDLSNDGNGHASSCLAAAVLNELVPCADWAHLDTYGTGLMTTYGLIPYLRAGQMTGRPTRTLVQFLYQLACPNE, from the coding sequence ATGGCAGCGATTGCCTGTGCCGACGCCCATAAGGGCGGCAAGGGCCTCGTTTTGGGGCTGTACGAGAAGGAGGCGGGCAAGGGGCCACGTCTGACGCCAGCGGGGGAGAAGTTCGATGATCGTCTGCATGGGAAACTCTCGGAACTTATTTGCGAGACGAAGATCAGTGGCAGGCTGGGACGCGGAAAGGTCTTCAACAATATTGATGAGGAGTTCCGGTCGGTGTGCGTGGTCGGTGTGGGGCTGGAGGGAATCGGCTTCAACGAGCTCGAGATGATCGACGAGGGCATGGAGAATGTCCGCGTGGCCGCCGGCATTGGTGCCCGCTCCCTGCAGGCCATCGAATGCATCGAGATCCATGTGGACAACATGGACTACCCGGAGCAGGCAGCTGAGGGCGCATCCCTCGCCACTTGGCGCTTCGAGGAGAACCTCTCCAAGAAGTATCGCTCCACACAGCCCAAGATGGAGCTCTTTGGCTCCCCGGACACTGACTCTTGGATGCGCGGCCTCTTCAAGGCGGAGGCCCAGAACATTTCGCGCCGCATCGCCGAGTCTCCAGCGAACTGCATGACGCCCACAATCTTCGCCCAGGTGGCCGTGGACACGCTCTGCCCCTGCGGCATCACCGTGGAGGTGCGCACGATGGAGTGgatcgagcagcagcggctgcactCCTTCCTCACGATTGCCAAGGGCAGCTGCGAGCCGCCCATCGTCCTGGAGCTCGCCTACTGCGGCACCTCGCCCGAGGACAAGCCCGTCCTGCTGGTGGGCCAGGGAATCACCTTCAACTCTGGCGGAATCAATCTGCGTCCCTGCAAGGGCATGGACGAGTTCCGCGGTGATCTGAATGGCGCCGCCTCCATCCTGGCCACCATGCGAGCGGCTGCCGCTTTGTCGCTCCCAATCAACATTACGGCCATCTTGCCGCTGTGCGAGAACCTGCCCTCGGGCATGTCCGTGAAGCCGGGGGATGTGGTGACCCTCCTGAATGCCAAGACAATGTCCGTGCGGAACATCGATCGCACTGGAGTGGTGGTGCTGGCGGATCCCCTGATCTATGGCCAGCAGACCTACAAGCCCCGTTTGGTCGTGGACATTGGATCGATGTGCAAAGGTGTGAAGAAGGCAGTGGGCGGAGGCGCCACGGGCATCTGGTCCAACTCGCACTACGTGTGGAAGCAGTTCCAGAAGGCTGGATCCCTCACCGGAGATCGTTTGTGGCGGTTCCCGCTGTGGGACTTCTACAAGCGCCGCGTGGCCAATCACAGGAGCTTCGATTTATCCAAcgatggcaatggccatgCCTCGTCCTGCCTGGCGGCCGCAGTGCTCAACGAGCTGGTGCCCTGCGCCGACTGGGCCCATCTCGACACCTATGGCACTGGCCTGATGACCACCTATGGACTGATTCCATATCTACGAGCGGGCCAAATGACGGGGCGTCCCACTCGAACTTTGGTGCAATTTCTGTACCAGTTGGCATGTCCCAACGAGTAG
- the LOC117893757 gene encoding cytosol aminopeptidase-like isoform X1, with amino-acid sequence MNSKMLQMAGSMALARNSLRAVSQRRMAAIACADAHKGGKGLVLGLYEKEAGKGPRLTPAGEKFDDRLHGKLSELICETKISGRLGRGKVFNNIDEEFRSVCVVGVGLEGIGFNELEMIDEGMENVRVAAGIGARSLQAIECIEIHVDNMDYPEQAAEGASLATWRFEENLSKKYRSTQPKMELFGSPDTDSWMRGLFKAEAQNISRRIAESPANCMTPTIFAQVAVDTLCPCGITVEVRTMEWIEQQRLHSFLTIAKGSCEPPIVLELAYCGTSPEDKPVLLVGQGITFNSGGINLRPCKGMDEFRGDLNGAASILATMRAAAALSLPINITAILPLCENLPSGMSVKPGDVVTLLNAKTMSVRNIDRTGVVVLADPLIYGQQTYKPRLVVDIGSMCKGVKKAVGGGATGIWSNSHYVWKQFQKAGSLTGDRLWRFPLWDFYKRRVANHRSFDLSNDGNGHASSCLAAAVLNELVPCADWAHLDTYGTGLMTTYGLIPYLRAGQMTGRPTRTLVQFLYQLACPNE; translated from the coding sequence atgaattCGAAGATGCTGCAAATGGCCGGCTCGATGGCCCTGGCCAGGAACTCTCTTCGTGCTGTTAGCCAGCGACGCATGGCAGCGATTGCCTGTGCCGACGCCCATAAGGGCGGCAAGGGCCTCGTTTTGGGGCTGTACGAGAAGGAGGCGGGCAAGGGGCCACGTCTGACGCCAGCGGGGGAGAAGTTCGATGATCGTCTGCATGGGAAACTCTCGGAACTTATTTGCGAGACGAAGATCAGTGGCAGGCTGGGACGCGGAAAGGTCTTCAACAATATTGATGAGGAGTTCCGGTCGGTGTGCGTGGTCGGTGTGGGGCTGGAGGGAATCGGCTTCAACGAGCTCGAGATGATCGACGAGGGCATGGAGAATGTCCGCGTGGCCGCCGGCATTGGTGCCCGCTCCCTGCAGGCCATCGAATGCATCGAGATCCATGTGGACAACATGGACTACCCGGAGCAGGCAGCTGAGGGCGCATCCCTCGCCACTTGGCGCTTCGAGGAGAACCTCTCCAAGAAGTATCGCTCCACACAGCCCAAGATGGAGCTCTTTGGCTCCCCGGACACTGACTCTTGGATGCGCGGCCTCTTCAAGGCGGAGGCCCAGAACATTTCGCGCCGCATCGCCGAGTCTCCAGCGAACTGCATGACGCCCACAATCTTCGCCCAGGTGGCCGTGGACACGCTCTGCCCCTGCGGCATCACCGTGGAGGTGCGCACGATGGAGTGgatcgagcagcagcggctgcactCCTTCCTCACGATTGCCAAGGGCAGCTGCGAGCCGCCCATCGTCCTGGAGCTCGCCTACTGCGGCACCTCGCCCGAGGACAAGCCCGTCCTGCTGGTGGGCCAGGGAATCACCTTCAACTCTGGCGGAATCAATCTGCGTCCCTGCAAGGGCATGGACGAGTTCCGCGGTGATCTGAATGGCGCCGCCTCCATCCTGGCCACCATGCGAGCGGCTGCCGCTTTGTCGCTCCCAATCAACATTACGGCCATCTTGCCGCTGTGCGAGAACCTGCCCTCGGGCATGTCCGTGAAGCCGGGGGATGTGGTGACCCTCCTGAATGCCAAGACAATGTCCGTGCGGAACATCGATCGCACTGGAGTGGTGGTGCTGGCGGATCCCCTGATCTATGGCCAGCAGACCTACAAGCCCCGTTTGGTCGTGGACATTGGATCGATGTGCAAAGGTGTGAAGAAGGCAGTGGGCGGAGGCGCCACGGGCATCTGGTCCAACTCGCACTACGTGTGGAAGCAGTTCCAGAAGGCTGGATCCCTCACCGGAGATCGTTTGTGGCGGTTCCCGCTGTGGGACTTCTACAAGCGCCGCGTGGCCAATCACAGGAGCTTCGATTTATCCAAcgatggcaatggccatgCCTCGTCCTGCCTGGCGGCCGCAGTGCTCAACGAGCTGGTGCCCTGCGCCGACTGGGCCCATCTCGACACCTATGGCACTGGCCTGATGACCACCTATGGACTGATTCCATATCTACGAGCGGGCCAAATGACGGGGCGTCCCACTCGAACTTTGGTGCAATTTCTGTACCAGTTGGCATGTCCCAACGAGTAG
- the LOC117893758 gene encoding uncharacterized protein LOC117893758 — protein sequence MFKFRDIIYFVVLTGLHVCAVIQPTVEAHAKLNWSSVNVERSLWLNVGYQYRPMMLARAMMYSLLTLFGVWYGRHRDAVRRAERRQELLEERARRKSILGRNSSHWITAQQVMNDWVRRRKEASITDQQADEAALDTELEQSEGSFFPWRKFLLFALPWTLTFVVTGMLNYGRLYLVIQHFCLTHWQSVSLHLHIQWLFLRRLIEASLATYWRQFHGAVEDPGIKQSNFISFETHLLATE from the coding sequence ATGTTCAAATTCCGTGACATAATTTACTTCGTGGTGCTCACGGGactgcatgtgtgtgccgtCATACAGCCGACTGTGGAGGCTCATGCGAAACTCAATTGGAGCAGCGTGAATGTGGAGCGGAGCCTGTGGCTGAATGTGGGCTACCAGTACCGGCCCATGATGCTGGCCCGTGCCATGATGTACTCGCTGCTGACGTTGTTTGGTGTGTGGTACGGACGCCATCGCGATGCAGTGCGTCGCGCAGAGCGTCgccaggagctgctggaggagcgaGCGCGTCGGAAGAGCATTCTGGGTAGAAACTCCAGCCATTGGATCACCGCGCAGCAGGTGATGAACGATTGGGTGCGCCGTCGCAAGGAGGCTTCCATCACGGACCAGCAAGCGGACGAGGCGGCGCTCGACACGGAGCTGGAGCAGTCGGAGGGCTCGTTCTTCCCCTGGAGGAAATTTCTGCTCTTTGCCCTGCCCTGGACCCTCACCTTTGTCGTCACGGGAATGCTCAACTACGGGCGACTCTATCTGGTCATTCAGCACTTTTGCCTCACCCACTGGCAGTCGGTGTCGCTGCATCTGCACATTCAGTGGCTCTTTCTGCGACGCTTGATTGAGGCATCGCTGGCCACCTACTGGCGGCAGTTCCACGGCGCCGTCGAGGATCCCGGCATCAAGCAGAGCAACTTCATCAGCTTCGAGACGCATCTGCTGGCCACGGAATGA